A genomic region of Raphanus sativus cultivar WK10039 chromosome 6, ASM80110v3, whole genome shotgun sequence contains the following coding sequences:
- the LOC108811146 gene encoding serine carboxypeptidase-like 10 isoform X5 has protein sequence MSLTLKLLLLLLLLFVLSHHVDSGSIVKFLPGFEGPLPFELETGYIGIGEEEDIQLFYYFIKSEKNPKEDPLLIWLNGGPGCSSLLGLLLENGPLAFKFEVYNGDLASLVSTTYSWTQVANIIFLDQPVGSGFSYSRTPLDKISDTNEVKMIHEFLQKWLNKHPQFFSNPFYVSGDSYSGKIVPALVQEISKGNYICCKPLINLQGYVLGNPVTYPELDINYRIPFSHGMSLISDELYESLNTNCKGIDGNVDPRNTKCLELVAEYHKCTDKINPYSILLPNCDDDENSENISPDCYYYLYYLIESWANNERVREALHVQKGTKGHWKRCNNTISITYSYDIISSVPYHLNNSISGYRSLIYSGDHDMTVPSLSTQAWIKSLNYSIIDDWRPWTIKAQIAGYTRTYSNKMTFSTIKVSLLHFDVREVDTRQSINQTRHLLCFKGGSVVSLCNRDSWL, from the exons atgaGTTTGACTCTGAAGCTTCTGCTTCTACTTCTACTTCTTTTTGTCTTGAGTCATCATGTTGATTCTGGCTCTATAGTCAAGTTTCTTCCCGGTTTTGAAGGCCCTCTTCCTTTTGAGCTTGAAACCGG GTACATCGGTATtggtgaggaagaagatatacAATTGTTCTACTACTTCATCAAATCTGAGAAGAATCCAAAGGAAGATCCTCTACTTATTTGGTTAAATGGTGGACCTGGATGCTCTTCTCTCCTAGGACTTCTTCTTGAGAATg GACCTCTGGCTTTTAAGTTCGAGGTTTACAATGGAGATCTCGCTTCTTTGGTCTCTACTACATATTCATGGACACAG GTGGCTAACATAATATTCTTGGATCAACCTGTTGGATCTGGTTTCTCATACTCAAGAACTCCACTTGATAAAATTAGTGACACAAATGAAGTTAAGATGATCCATGAGTTTCTTCAAAAG TGGCTAAACAAGCATCCACAGTTTTTCTCCAACCCGTTTTACGTTAGCGGAGATTCTTATTCCGGTAAGATTGTTCCAGCACTCGTTCAGGAAATCTCAAAAG GAAACTATATATGTTGCAAACCTCTCATCAATCTACAG GGGTATGTCCTCGGAAACCCAGTAACATATCCTGAATTGGACATAAACTATCGTATTCCATTTTCTCATGGAATGTCATTAATCTCTGATGAACTATACGAG TCACTGAACACAAATTGCAAAGGAATTGATGGAAATGTGGATCCACGTAATACAAAGTGTTTGGAACTTGTTGCAGAATACCATAAG TGCACTGACAAGATAAATCCATATAGTATACTATTGCCAAATTGCGATGACGATGAAAATTCGGAAAATATATCTCCTGATTGCTAT TATTATCTATATTATCTCATTGAAAGTTGGGCCAATAACGAGAGAGTCCGTGAAGCTCTCCATGTTCAAAAG GGGACTAAAGGACATTGGAAGCGATGTAACAATACTATTAGTATTACGTACAGTTACGACATTATAAGCAGTGTACCTTATCATCTGAATAACAGCATCAGCGGATACCGGTCTCTTATTTATAG TGGTGATCATGACATGACAGTGCCTTCCTTATCAACTCAAGCCTGGATCAAATCCCTCAATTACTCCATCATCGATGACTGGAGGCCTTGGACGATAAAAGCTCAAATTGCTGG ATACACGAGAACTTATTCCAATAAGATGACATTTTCTACTATCAAGGTAAGTCTTCTT CATTTTGATGTTAGGGAAGTGGACACACGGCAGAGTATAAACCAAACGAGACATTTATTATGTTTCAAAGGTGGATCAGTAGTCAGCCTTTGTAATAGAGACTCATGGCTTTGA
- the LOC108811146 gene encoding serine carboxypeptidase-like 10 isoform X3, translating to MYIGIGEEEDIQLFYYFIKSEKNPKEDPLLIWLNGGPGCSSLLGLLLENGPLAFKFEVYNGDLASLVSTTYSWTQVANIIFLDQPVGSGFSYSRTPLDKISDTNEVKMIHEFLQKWLNKHPQFFSNPFYVSGDSYSGKIVPALVQEISKGNYICCKPLINLQGYVLGNPVTYPELDINYRIPFSHGMSLISDELYESLNTNCKGIDGNVDPRNTKCLELVAEYHKCTDKINPYSILLPNCDDDENSENISPDCYYYLYYLIESWANNERVREALHVQKGTKGHWKRCNNTISITYSYDIISSVPYHLNNSISGYRSLIYSGDHDMTVPSLSTQAWIKSLNYSIIDDWRPWTIKAQIAGYTRTYSNKMTFSTIKGSGHTAEYKPNETFIMFQRWISSQPL from the exons at GTACATCGGTATtggtgaggaagaagatatacAATTGTTCTACTACTTCATCAAATCTGAGAAGAATCCAAAGGAAGATCCTCTACTTATTTGGTTAAATGGTGGACCTGGATGCTCTTCTCTCCTAGGACTTCTTCTTGAGAATg GACCTCTGGCTTTTAAGTTCGAGGTTTACAATGGAGATCTCGCTTCTTTGGTCTCTACTACATATTCATGGACACAG GTGGCTAACATAATATTCTTGGATCAACCTGTTGGATCTGGTTTCTCATACTCAAGAACTCCACTTGATAAAATTAGTGACACAAATGAAGTTAAGATGATCCATGAGTTTCTTCAAAAG TGGCTAAACAAGCATCCACAGTTTTTCTCCAACCCGTTTTACGTTAGCGGAGATTCTTATTCCGGTAAGATTGTTCCAGCACTCGTTCAGGAAATCTCAAAAG GAAACTATATATGTTGCAAACCTCTCATCAATCTACAG GGGTATGTCCTCGGAAACCCAGTAACATATCCTGAATTGGACATAAACTATCGTATTCCATTTTCTCATGGAATGTCATTAATCTCTGATGAACTATACGAG TCACTGAACACAAATTGCAAAGGAATTGATGGAAATGTGGATCCACGTAATACAAAGTGTTTGGAACTTGTTGCAGAATACCATAAG TGCACTGACAAGATAAATCCATATAGTATACTATTGCCAAATTGCGATGACGATGAAAATTCGGAAAATATATCTCCTGATTGCTAT TATTATCTATATTATCTCATTGAAAGTTGGGCCAATAACGAGAGAGTCCGTGAAGCTCTCCATGTTCAAAAG GGGACTAAAGGACATTGGAAGCGATGTAACAATACTATTAGTATTACGTACAGTTACGACATTATAAGCAGTGTACCTTATCATCTGAATAACAGCATCAGCGGATACCGGTCTCTTATTTATAG TGGTGATCATGACATGACAGTGCCTTCCTTATCAACTCAAGCCTGGATCAAATCCCTCAATTACTCCATCATCGATGACTGGAGGCCTTGGACGATAAAAGCTCAAATTGCTGG ATACACGAGAACTTATTCCAATAAGATGACATTTTCTACTATCAAG GGAAGTGGACACACGGCAGAGTATAAACCAAACGAGACATTTATTATGTTTCAAAGGTGGATCAGTAGTCAGCCTTTGTAA
- the LOC108811146 gene encoding serine carboxypeptidase-like 10 isoform X1 encodes MSLTLKLLLLLLLLFVLSHHVDSGSIVKFLPGFEGPLPFELETGYIGIGEEEDIQLFYYFIKSEKNPKEDPLLIWLNGGPGCSSLLGLLLENGPLAFKFEVYNGDLASLVSTTYSWTQVANIIFLDQPVGSGFSYSRTPLDKISDTNEVKMIHEFLQKWLNKHPQFFSNPFYVSGDSYSGKIVPALVQEISKGNYICCKPLINLQGYVLGNPVTYPELDINYRIPFSHGMSLISDELYESLNTNCKGIDGNVDPRNTKCLELVAEYHKCTDKINPYSILLPNCDDDENSENISPDCYYYLYYLIESWANNERVREALHVQKGTKGHWKRCNNTISITYSYDIISSVPYHLNNSISGYRSLIYSGDHDMTVPSLSTQAWIKSLNYSIIDDWRPWTIKAQIAGYTRTYSNKMTFSTIKGSGHTAEYKPNETFIMFQRWISSQPL; translated from the exons atgaGTTTGACTCTGAAGCTTCTGCTTCTACTTCTACTTCTTTTTGTCTTGAGTCATCATGTTGATTCTGGCTCTATAGTCAAGTTTCTTCCCGGTTTTGAAGGCCCTCTTCCTTTTGAGCTTGAAACCGG GTACATCGGTATtggtgaggaagaagatatacAATTGTTCTACTACTTCATCAAATCTGAGAAGAATCCAAAGGAAGATCCTCTACTTATTTGGTTAAATGGTGGACCTGGATGCTCTTCTCTCCTAGGACTTCTTCTTGAGAATg GACCTCTGGCTTTTAAGTTCGAGGTTTACAATGGAGATCTCGCTTCTTTGGTCTCTACTACATATTCATGGACACAG GTGGCTAACATAATATTCTTGGATCAACCTGTTGGATCTGGTTTCTCATACTCAAGAACTCCACTTGATAAAATTAGTGACACAAATGAAGTTAAGATGATCCATGAGTTTCTTCAAAAG TGGCTAAACAAGCATCCACAGTTTTTCTCCAACCCGTTTTACGTTAGCGGAGATTCTTATTCCGGTAAGATTGTTCCAGCACTCGTTCAGGAAATCTCAAAAG GAAACTATATATGTTGCAAACCTCTCATCAATCTACAG GGGTATGTCCTCGGAAACCCAGTAACATATCCTGAATTGGACATAAACTATCGTATTCCATTTTCTCATGGAATGTCATTAATCTCTGATGAACTATACGAG TCACTGAACACAAATTGCAAAGGAATTGATGGAAATGTGGATCCACGTAATACAAAGTGTTTGGAACTTGTTGCAGAATACCATAAG TGCACTGACAAGATAAATCCATATAGTATACTATTGCCAAATTGCGATGACGATGAAAATTCGGAAAATATATCTCCTGATTGCTAT TATTATCTATATTATCTCATTGAAAGTTGGGCCAATAACGAGAGAGTCCGTGAAGCTCTCCATGTTCAAAAG GGGACTAAAGGACATTGGAAGCGATGTAACAATACTATTAGTATTACGTACAGTTACGACATTATAAGCAGTGTACCTTATCATCTGAATAACAGCATCAGCGGATACCGGTCTCTTATTTATAG TGGTGATCATGACATGACAGTGCCTTCCTTATCAACTCAAGCCTGGATCAAATCCCTCAATTACTCCATCATCGATGACTGGAGGCCTTGGACGATAAAAGCTCAAATTGCTGG ATACACGAGAACTTATTCCAATAAGATGACATTTTCTACTATCAAG GGAAGTGGACACACGGCAGAGTATAAACCAAACGAGACATTTATTATGTTTCAAAGGTGGATCAGTAGTCAGCCTTTGTAA
- the LOC108811146 gene encoding serine carboxypeptidase-like 12 isoform X4, whose product MSLTLKLLLLLLLLFVLSHHVDSGSIVKFLPGFEGPLPFELETGYIGIGEEEDIQLFYYFIKSEKNPKEDPLLIWLNGGPGCSSLLGLLLENGPLAFKFEVYNGDLASLVSTTYSWTQVANIIFLDQPVGSGFSYSRTPLDKISDTNEVKMIHEFLQKWLNKHPQFFSNPFYVSGDSYSGKIVPALVQEISKGNYICCKPLINLQGYVLGNPVTYPELDINYRIPFSHGMSLISDELYESLNTNCKGIDGNVDPRNTKCLELVAEYHKCTDKINPYSILLPNCDDDENSENISPDCYAIRTLVDPQDVQLIESIPLSKSYLVDKEGWHLTQNWRYTVKSGYQVERIYPDKDNPPPPPPSLFDIQLTYLRHTVGKFYAHPRSSILYGN is encoded by the exons atgaGTTTGACTCTGAAGCTTCTGCTTCTACTTCTACTTCTTTTTGTCTTGAGTCATCATGTTGATTCTGGCTCTATAGTCAAGTTTCTTCCCGGTTTTGAAGGCCCTCTTCCTTTTGAGCTTGAAACCGG GTACATCGGTATtggtgaggaagaagatatacAATTGTTCTACTACTTCATCAAATCTGAGAAGAATCCAAAGGAAGATCCTCTACTTATTTGGTTAAATGGTGGACCTGGATGCTCTTCTCTCCTAGGACTTCTTCTTGAGAATg GACCTCTGGCTTTTAAGTTCGAGGTTTACAATGGAGATCTCGCTTCTTTGGTCTCTACTACATATTCATGGACACAG GTGGCTAACATAATATTCTTGGATCAACCTGTTGGATCTGGTTTCTCATACTCAAGAACTCCACTTGATAAAATTAGTGACACAAATGAAGTTAAGATGATCCATGAGTTTCTTCAAAAG TGGCTAAACAAGCATCCACAGTTTTTCTCCAACCCGTTTTACGTTAGCGGAGATTCTTATTCCGGTAAGATTGTTCCAGCACTCGTTCAGGAAATCTCAAAAG GAAACTATATATGTTGCAAACCTCTCATCAATCTACAG GGGTATGTCCTCGGAAACCCAGTAACATATCCTGAATTGGACATAAACTATCGTATTCCATTTTCTCATGGAATGTCATTAATCTCTGATGAACTATACGAG TCACTGAACACAAATTGCAAAGGAATTGATGGAAATGTGGATCCACGTAATACAAAGTGTTTGGAACTTGTTGCAGAATACCATAAG TGCACTGACAAGATAAATCCATATAGTATACTATTGCCAAATTGCGATGACGATGAAAATTCGGAAAATATATCTCCTGATTGCTAT GCAATTCGGACTTTGGTAGATCCCCAGGATGTTCAACTGATAGAAAGTATACCTCTGAGCAAGAGTTATCTTGTGGATAAAGAGGGATGGCATTTAACACAAAATTGGAgatatacggttaaatcaggcTATCAGGTTGAAAGGATTTATCCAGACAAGgataaccccccccccccccccccatctTTATTTGACATACAGTTGACATACTTAAGGCACACTGTTGGAAAATTCTATGCACACCCAAGATCAAGCATTTTATATGGCAATTAG
- the LOC108811146 gene encoding serine carboxypeptidase-like 10 isoform X2, with amino-acid sequence MSLTLKLLLLLLLLFVLSHHVDSGSIVKFLPGFEGPLPFELETGYIGIGEEEDIQLFYYFIKSEKNPKEDPLLIWLNGGPGCSSLLGLLLENGPLAFKFEVYNGDLASLVSTTYSWTQVANIIFLDQPVGSGFSYSRTPLDKISDTNEVKMIHEFLQKWLNKHPQFFSNPFYVSGDSYSGKIVPALVQEISKGNYICCKPLINLQGYVLGNPVTYPELDINYRIPFSHGMSLISDELYESLNTNCKGIDGNVDPRNTKCLELVAEYHKCTDKINPYSILLPNCDDDENSENISPDCYYYLYYLIESWANNERVREALHVQKGTKGHWKRCNNTISITYSYDIISSVPYHLNNSISGYRSLIYSGDHDMTVPSLSTQAWIKSLNYSIIDDWRPWTIKAQIAGYTRTYSNKMTFSTIKWTHGRV; translated from the exons atgaGTTTGACTCTGAAGCTTCTGCTTCTACTTCTACTTCTTTTTGTCTTGAGTCATCATGTTGATTCTGGCTCTATAGTCAAGTTTCTTCCCGGTTTTGAAGGCCCTCTTCCTTTTGAGCTTGAAACCGG GTACATCGGTATtggtgaggaagaagatatacAATTGTTCTACTACTTCATCAAATCTGAGAAGAATCCAAAGGAAGATCCTCTACTTATTTGGTTAAATGGTGGACCTGGATGCTCTTCTCTCCTAGGACTTCTTCTTGAGAATg GACCTCTGGCTTTTAAGTTCGAGGTTTACAATGGAGATCTCGCTTCTTTGGTCTCTACTACATATTCATGGACACAG GTGGCTAACATAATATTCTTGGATCAACCTGTTGGATCTGGTTTCTCATACTCAAGAACTCCACTTGATAAAATTAGTGACACAAATGAAGTTAAGATGATCCATGAGTTTCTTCAAAAG TGGCTAAACAAGCATCCACAGTTTTTCTCCAACCCGTTTTACGTTAGCGGAGATTCTTATTCCGGTAAGATTGTTCCAGCACTCGTTCAGGAAATCTCAAAAG GAAACTATATATGTTGCAAACCTCTCATCAATCTACAG GGGTATGTCCTCGGAAACCCAGTAACATATCCTGAATTGGACATAAACTATCGTATTCCATTTTCTCATGGAATGTCATTAATCTCTGATGAACTATACGAG TCACTGAACACAAATTGCAAAGGAATTGATGGAAATGTGGATCCACGTAATACAAAGTGTTTGGAACTTGTTGCAGAATACCATAAG TGCACTGACAAGATAAATCCATATAGTATACTATTGCCAAATTGCGATGACGATGAAAATTCGGAAAATATATCTCCTGATTGCTAT TATTATCTATATTATCTCATTGAAAGTTGGGCCAATAACGAGAGAGTCCGTGAAGCTCTCCATGTTCAAAAG GGGACTAAAGGACATTGGAAGCGATGTAACAATACTATTAGTATTACGTACAGTTACGACATTATAAGCAGTGTACCTTATCATCTGAATAACAGCATCAGCGGATACCGGTCTCTTATTTATAG TGGTGATCATGACATGACAGTGCCTTCCTTATCAACTCAAGCCTGGATCAAATCCCTCAATTACTCCATCATCGATGACTGGAGGCCTTGGACGATAAAAGCTCAAATTGCTGG ATACACGAGAACTTATTCCAATAAGATGACATTTTCTACTATCAAG TGGACACACGGCAGAGTATAA